TGGGGGTTAAATCTATAATTTAACAAAAGTTATACACAGTTTATGTTGATTTGGTGATCAAAATCTGTGTATAACTTAGTGTTCTTGATTAACTTCAAGTTATGTTGAAAAAAAGTCTCGATTGGTCAACATTTTATTAACAGCAGCTAGCTGTTGGTATAACTAAATTAGACAAGTTATACACAGATTTAACACCCCCTACTACTATTATTACTATTTTTATATATTAATTATATTTAATAAAACGGAGGCACCTAAATGAAAGTTATTTGTTCTAAAGAAAATTTACTTAACGGGATCAATATAGTTCAAAAAGCCGTTTCAACCAAAACAACTTTGCCAATACTTGAAGGAATTTTACTTAATGCAGATGATAAATTCAAATTAACAGGTAATGACCTTGAAATTGGTATAGAATGTTATGTTGAAGCAGATATAAGGAGTACCGGCTGTATTGTTATAAATTCTAAAATATTTGGAGATATTGTAAGAAGACTGCCTGATTCAGAAGTCCTTATCGAAGTTACGGGTAATAACCTTGTAATTGTTGAATGTGAAAATTCACATTTTGAGATAAAAGGAATTAATCCATCAGGCTATCCATCACTACCTGTTGTGGAAAAGGAAAATATTTTAGAATTAACACAGAGTGACTTAAAGGATATGATCAGACAAACTGTTTTTGCAGTAGGTTCTGATGAAAATAGACCTGTATTGACTGGATCTCTTATTGAGGTGAAAGACAAAGAATTGGTTATTGTATCAATAGACGGATTTAGACTTGCACTTAGAAGAAAAAATTTAGAAAATGATATTAATGATTTTAGTGTTATTGTACCGGGAAAAACATTGAATGAAATATCAAAAATCCTTCAACCAACTGATGAAGAGGTTTCTGTTTATAGTTCAAACAATCAGGTTGTTTTTGATGCTAAATCATGGAGGATTGTTTCAAGACTCATAGAAGGGAAATTTTTAAATTATAATAGTTTATTAAATAAAGATTTTGAAACAAAAGTTATTATTAATATAAAAGAGTTTCAATCAAGCCTTGAAAGAGCTTCGCTTATATCTATGAATGATAAAAATAGTCCTGTAAAGCTGTTTATAGGTAATGATAAAATAATAATTACGTCTAATGCGGATCTTGGAAATGTACGTGAAGAGGTTAAAGCTGAAATAGAGGGGAATGCTCTGGAAATAGGCTATAATCCTGCTTTTTTAATTGATGCTTTAAAGGCAATAGACGAAGAAAGAGCATCTATATATTTTATTACTACAAATGCACCATGTACTATGAGACCGCTTATTGAAAGTAACAATGCTTTTGCGTACTTAGTTCAAGCTGTAAGAATTTAATTATAGAACGAAATATTTGGAGGTTTTATGGAGGAAGTTGGTATCAATACTGAGTTTATTAAGCTGGATCAATTTTTAAAATGGGTTGGTGCTTGTGATAATGGAGCCTTGGCTAAGGGCTTTATAGTCGACGGTTTTGTCAAGGTTAATGGTAATGTTGAATTACAACGCGGGAAAAAGCTCAGAAACGGTGATACCGTAGAATTCAATCAAAAACAGTATAAAGTAATTCAAAATTGCTGAATGAGGTAATACATTGATTGTCAAAAACCTGGTTTTAGAGAATTATAGAAACCATACAAATACAAGAATCTTATTTTCTGATCGTTTTAATATTTTTTATGGTGATAATGGCCAAGGTAAAACAAATATCCTTGAAGCCATTTATTTATGTGCGTCCGGGAGATCTCACAGGACATCAAGGGACTCAGAATTAATAAAATTCGGTTGTGAAAACTTTAGTATTGCGGTTCATGTATCAAAAACCGGTGGTTTGGATAAGGATATTGAGATTAGTTATTATGAAAATCAAAAGAAGCAAATCAAGATAAATGATATTCCTATAAAAAAAATAGGTGCACTTATGGGAAATCTTTATGCTGTTTTGTTTTCCCCAGAAGATTTATTTATAGTAAAACAGGGACCTACTGAAAGAAGAAGGTTTGTTGATATTACACTCAGTCAGATAAAACCATCCTATTTTTATAATCTTCAACAAATGTCAAAGATTCTTAAACAACGAAATACATTACTCAAGAATATCAGCAGTAATCCCAAACTGATGGATACTGTTGATATATGGAATATGAGGTTAGCCGAAGTTGCAGCAGCTATTATTAAAGCAAGAAGAACTTTTTCAA
This genomic stretch from Ruminiclostridium cellulolyticum H10 harbors:
- the dnaN gene encoding DNA polymerase III subunit beta: MKVICSKENLLNGINIVQKAVSTKTTLPILEGILLNADDKFKLTGNDLEIGIECYVEADIRSTGCIVINSKIFGDIVRRLPDSEVLIEVTGNNLVIVECENSHFEIKGINPSGYPSLPVVEKENILELTQSDLKDMIRQTVFAVGSDENRPVLTGSLIEVKDKELVIVSIDGFRLALRRKNLENDINDFSVIVPGKTLNEISKILQPTDEEVSVYSSNNQVVFDAKSWRIVSRLIEGKFLNYNSLLNKDFETKVIINIKEFQSSLERASLISMNDKNSPVKLFIGNDKIIITSNADLGNVREEVKAEIEGNALEIGYNPAFLIDALKAIDEERASIYFITTNAPCTMRPLIESNNAFAYLVQAVRI
- a CDS encoding RNA-binding S4 domain-containing protein produces the protein MEEVGINTEFIKLDQFLKWVGACDNGALAKGFIVDGFVKVNGNVELQRGKKLRNGDTVEFNQKQYKVIQNC
- the recF gene encoding DNA replication/repair protein RecF (All proteins in this family for which functions are known are DNA-binding proteins that assist the filamentation of RecA onto DNA for the initiation of recombination or recombinational repair.) is translated as MIVKNLVLENYRNHTNTRILFSDRFNIFYGDNGQGKTNILEAIYLCASGRSHRTSRDSELIKFGCENFSIAVHVSKTGGLDKDIEISYYENQKKQIKINDIPIKKIGALMGNLYAVLFSPEDLFIVKQGPTERRRFVDITLSQIKPSYFYNLQQMSKILKQRNTLLKNISSNPKLMDTVDIWNMRLAEVAAAIIKARRTFSIMLSGMAENQHNFLTGKSEKISFDYRCSFQISGQDDTEQIEKLYLVQLEKSMQRDIVLGYTTVGPHRDDYDIMINDKSLKLYGSQGQQRSAVLSLKIAEIELVKKATNQYPVLLLDDVMSELDKNRQKYLMDSIKEVQTFITCTNKEHFGNLLSANSNFFKIVGGNIHSCM